The nucleotide sequence CAATTAATCAGTTAGTGCGTCTTGGACGCGAGGAGAAAAGGAGCAAGAGCAATTCTCCGGCTCTGCAGGGCAACCCGGCAAGAAGGGGAGTGTGCACCCGCGTGTACACAATTACCCCCAAGAAGCCGAACTCAGCTCTGCGCAAAGTAGCCCGTGTGAGACTGACGAACGGCATCGAAGTTACGTCGTACAT is from Synergistaceae bacterium and encodes:
- a CDS encoding 30S ribosomal protein S12, producing the protein MPTINQLVRLGREEKRSKSNSPALQGNPARRGVCTRVYTITPKKPNSALRKVARVRLTNGIEVTSYIPGIGHNLQEHSVVLVRGGRVKDLPGVRYHIIRGTLDCGGVENRRRSRSKYGARRPKAN